A genomic segment from Spinacia oleracea cultivar Varoflay chromosome 3, BTI_SOV_V1, whole genome shotgun sequence encodes:
- the LOC110786189 gene encoding protein SYM1, giving the protein MVISVARNISRRCSLQLSKFDHRISFMGYHHRQFHQQHRRRHAFFDSHVIGKLAGISKLPTFSYSLHSYRTFSSSSSSFGSKYGIGGFLKWYLGMLETRPFITKGISSSLIFAAADITSQIITLPPSGSFDSVRTLRIAGYGLLIMGPSQHLWFNFLSRVFPGRDVFTTVKKIVMGQSIYGPIMNSIFFSYNAALQGETREEVVARLKRDLLPTLMKGLMYWPLCDFLTFKFIPVHLQPLVNSSFAYLWTIYLTYMASLKKVGED; this is encoded by the exons ATGGTAATCTCTGTTGCAAGAAACATCAGCAGGAGATGCTCCCTGCAACTCTCCAAATTTGATCACAGAATTTCGTTTATGGGTTACCACCACCGCCAATTCCACCAGCAACACCGCCGTAGGCACGCGTTCTTCGATTCACATGTCATTGGCAAACTCGCCGGTATTTCTAAACTTCCCACCTTTTCGTACTCTCTACATTCTTATAGAACTTTTTCTTCGTCATCTTCTTCATTCGGGTCCAAGTATGGCATTGGTGGGTTTCTGAAATGGTACTTGGGTATGCTTGAAACTCGCCCATTTATCACAAAGGGTATCTCTTCATCCCTCATTTTTGCTGCTGCTGATATTACCTCTCAG ATCATTACGTTGCCACCATCTGGATCATTTGACTCAGTCCGGACGTTACGAATAGCTGGATATGGGTTGCTAATTATGGGACCATCACAACATCTATGGTTCAATTTTCTCTCAAGGGTCTTTCCTGGGCGAGATGTATTCACTACTGTGAAAAAGATAGTTATGGGACAATCTATTTATGGGCCTATTATGAACAGCATTTTCTTCTCCTATAATGCAGCTCTTCAAG GTGAAACTAGAGAAGAAGTTGTTGCAAGACTGAAGAGAGACCTCCTCCCAACTTTGATGAAGGGTCTTATGTATTGGCCATTGTGTGATTTTCTTACATTCAAATTCATCCCTGTCCATTTGCAG CCATTGGTAAATAGCTCTTTCGCGTATCTGTGGACGATTTATTTAACGTACATGGCAAGCCTGAAGAAAGTTGGCGAGGATTGA